From one Schistocerca piceifrons isolate TAMUIC-IGC-003096 unplaced genomic scaffold, iqSchPice1.1 HiC_scaffold_1485, whole genome shotgun sequence genomic stretch:
- the LOC124734524 gene encoding uncharacterized protein LOC124734524, which yields MAMRPLNDRELEEIVNASPDEGSLSEFEDHISNASESECSDDSYDSPQPIQNSVETFLSKNGNIEWQLHPPAQHGRLPASNIIKSTPGVTRYAVSRISDVKCSFEAVFHTALQNEIIEMTNIEGQRVYGEQWTDIDGSVFHAYLGLLLLAGVYRSHGESTKSLWDKDTGRNIFRATMSHETFCKISRVLRFDKKSTREERRRTDKLAAIRSIWENKTSYVLKAQIYTGKVSGAAPERNQGMRVVSDLTSELRGQNITCDNFFTSYNLGQLLLKRKLTMLGTIRKNKPELPHKMTNKEVHSSSFYFTNDTTVVNYIPKRHKNVVLMSTLHHDAEISDRADKKPKMILDYNSTKGAVDTLDQLLGTYTCKRKSNRWPMIVFYNILDVSAYNAYVLWISVDPNWNASKLTRRRIFLEELGKSLIKEHIASRTHFPRTEDSLRMVTSIQNPNDVGGVSESVTTRKSTKRARCKFCPSSNDNKTNMVCGKCSKHICKKHVTYLCPQCKQYWNRTTMSIAKTVPKFMFLKHFDMSGHIDPNSIYV from the exons atggcgatgagaccattgaatgatcgtgagttggaagaaatagtaaatgcctcaccagatgaaggatcactttctgagtttgaagatcacatcagcaatgcatctgaaagcgagtgttccgatgacagttacgacagtccacagcccatacaaaatagtgtagagacttttctttctaaaaatgggaatatagaatggcagttgcatccaccagcacaacatggtcgcctaccagcttcgaacatcatcaagagtaccccaggagttaccaggtatgcagtcagcagaatatctgatgtaaaatgttcatttgaagcagtatttcacacagcgcttcaaaatgaaataatagagatgacaaatattgaagggcagcgagtttatggtgaacagtggacagatattgatggttctgttttccatgcatacttaggactcttactcctagcgggtgtatatcgatctcatggggagtctacaaaaagtttgtgggataaagatactgggcgaaacatatttcgagcaaccatgtctcatgaaacattctgtaagatatcacgtgtcctgcgatttgacaagaaatctactagagaggaaagacgacgtactgacaaacttgccgcaattcgtagtatttgggagaa caaaacttcatacgtactgaaagcccaaatttatacaggaaaggtgagtggagcggcaccagaaagaaatcagggaatgagggtggtatctgatctcacttctgagttacgtggtcagaatatcacgtgtgacaacttttttacgtcgtacaatttggggcagctgcttctgaaaaggaaattgactatgttgggaactatacggaaaaataagccggagcttccacacaaaatgaccaacaaggaggtacacagctcttcattttacttcacaaatgacactactgtggttaattatattcctaagagacacaagaatgttgtacttatgagcactctccaccatgatgcggaaatcagtgacagggctgataagaagccaaaaatgattttggactataattcaaccaaaggtgctgtagacacgcttgatcagttattaggtacatatacatgcaaacgaaaaagtaataggtggccaatgatagttttctacaatattcttgatgtttctgcttataatgcatacgttttgtggatttcggttgaccctaattggaatgcaagcaaattgactagaaggagaatattcttggaggaacttggaaagtcactgataaaagaacatattgcatcaagaacgcatttcccaagaacagaagattctttgagaatggtcacaagcatccaaaacccgaatgatgtgggtggtgtgtcagaatcggtaacaacaagaaaatctacaaaacgtgcacgctgtaagttctgtccatcaagtaatgacaataaaacaaacatggtgtgtggaaaatgtagtaaacatatttgcaagaaacatgtaacctacttgtgtccacagtgcaagca gtactggaatagaacaacaatgtcgatagctaaaactgtaccaaaatttatgtttctaaagcattttgatatgtcgggtcatattgacccgaacagtatatatgtcaa